One Halomonas sp. THAF5a genomic region harbors:
- the dinB gene encoding DNA polymerase IV: protein MRKILHVDCDCFFAAVEMRDNPSLRDIPLAIGGSRERRGVIATCNYPAREYGIHSAMPTARALRLCPHLTLLPGHFEKYREVSAQIQAVFHELTPLVEPLSLDEAFLDVTGVEGFRGSATWMARWIKAECYRRTGITVSVGAASSKFLAKIASDWEKPDGLTVIPPERVDAFVRELPVKKLHGVGPATGARLDAMGITTCAELRELPIERLIEEFGKFGRRLYELSRGIDERPVRVERERKSVSVETTFDRDLPDLASARAALAPLCEKLKDRLERHGHPPLSGLFVKVRFDDFSLTTLESRGLTPEPESYTRLLEQAWARASRPVRLLGVGVRLLPEDARQQLSLPL, encoded by the coding sequence CTGCGCAAGATCCTCCACGTCGACTGCGACTGCTTCTTCGCGGCGGTGGAGATGCGCGATAACCCGAGCCTACGCGACATCCCGCTGGCCATCGGCGGCTCCCGGGAGCGCCGCGGGGTGATCGCTACCTGCAACTACCCCGCCCGGGAGTACGGCATCCACTCGGCGATGCCCACCGCCCGGGCGCTGCGCCTCTGTCCCCACCTCACGCTGCTGCCCGGTCACTTCGAGAAGTATCGCGAGGTGTCGGCGCAGATCCAGGCGGTCTTTCACGAGCTCACCCCGCTGGTCGAGCCGCTCTCCCTGGACGAGGCCTTTCTCGACGTCACCGGCGTCGAGGGCTTTCGCGGCAGCGCCACCTGGATGGCGCGCTGGATCAAGGCCGAGTGCTACCGGCGCACCGGCATCACCGTCTCGGTCGGGGCAGCATCCTCCAAGTTCCTGGCCAAGATCGCGAGCGACTGGGAGAAGCCCGACGGCCTGACCGTGATCCCGCCGGAGCGGGTCGACGCCTTCGTGCGGGAGCTGCCGGTCAAGAAGCTCCACGGCGTGGGCCCCGCCACGGGGGCCCGGCTCGATGCCATGGGCATCACCACCTGCGCCGAGCTGCGCGAACTGCCCATCGAGCGACTGATCGAGGAGTTCGGAAAATTCGGCCGCCGACTCTACGAGCTCTCTCGCGGCATCGACGAGCGTCCGGTGCGGGTCGAGCGCGAACGCAAGTCGGTGAGCGTGGAGACCACCTTCGATCGCGACCTGCCCGATCTGGCCAGCGCCCGCGCCGCCCTGGCGCCGCTTTGCGAAAAGCTCAAGGACCGCCTCGAGCGCCACGGCCATCCGCCCCTGTCGGGGCTCTTCGTGAAGGTGCGCTTCGACGACTTCAGCCTGACCACCCTGGAGAGCCGCGGGCTCACCCCCGAGCCCGAGAGCTACACCCGACTGCTGGAGCAGGCCTGGGCCCGCGCCAGCCGCCCGGTGCGCTTGCTCGGCGTCGGCGTGCGTCTGCTGCCGGAAGACGCGCGCCAGCAGCTGTCCCTGCCGCTGTAG
- the lexA gene encoding transcriptional repressor LexA produces the protein MSRSLTARQQNVLDFIVKTMNELGYPPTRAEISRALGFKSANAAEEHLRALERKGAIRVIRGTSRGIRLPAQEPEAIGEQPPEEPPSQGLPIIGEVAAGSPILAAEHIDRYCPLPPEYFTPRADYLLRVRGLSMKDVGILEGDLLAVHRTERIRDGQIVVARLEDEVTVKRFHRQGHAVTLEAENPDFVPIELDLRHDPLEIEGIGVGVIRGGNGQALG, from the coding sequence ATGAGCCGCTCCCTCACCGCTCGGCAACAGAACGTGCTCGATTTCATCGTCAAGACCATGAACGAGCTCGGCTATCCGCCGACCCGCGCGGAGATCTCCCGGGCGCTCGGCTTCAAGTCGGCCAACGCCGCTGAGGAGCACCTGCGTGCCCTCGAGCGCAAGGGCGCCATCCGCGTGATCCGCGGCACCTCGCGCGGCATCCGCCTGCCGGCTCAGGAGCCCGAGGCGATCGGCGAGCAGCCGCCGGAAGAGCCACCCTCCCAGGGCTTGCCGATCATCGGCGAGGTCGCTGCCGGCAGCCCGATCCTGGCCGCCGAGCATATCGACCGCTACTGCCCGCTGCCGCCGGAGTACTTCACTCCCCGCGCCGATTACCTGCTGCGGGTGCGCGGCCTCTCCATGAAGGATGTCGGCATCCTCGAGGGCGACCTGCTGGCCGTGCATCGCACCGAGCGCATCCGCGACGGCCAGATCGTGGTGGCCCGCCTCGAGGACGAGGTGACCGTCAAGCGCTTCCACCGCCAGGGGCACGCGGTCACCTTGGAGGCCGAGAACCCCGACTTCGTGCCCATCGAGCTGGACCTGCGCCACGACCCGCTGGAGATCGAGGGCATCGGGGTGGGCGTGATTCGCGGCGGAAACGGCCAGGCGCTGGGCTGA
- a CDS encoding TetR/AcrR family transcriptional regulator, giving the protein MAQQPDTVTRILDTAEVLFAERGFAETSLRNITSKAKVNLAAVNYHFGSKKSLIQAVFARYLTPFTERFHTALDELEARHAGGVIPLEELLETMARCVLEVPAERNSLKVFMRLLGLAYSQAQGHLRRYIQEEYGSAFTRFTELVRLATPELPDAERFWRLHFMLGTVIFTLSGLDALRDIAEQDYGEHVGVRDLVRRLRPVVVAAMNAPLPEPLPTQREAG; this is encoded by the coding sequence ATGGCCCAGCAGCCCGACACCGTCACGCGTATCCTCGACACCGCCGAGGTGCTGTTCGCCGAGCGTGGCTTCGCCGAGACCTCGCTGCGCAACATCACCAGCAAGGCCAAGGTCAATCTCGCCGCGGTGAACTATCACTTCGGCTCCAAGAAGTCGCTGATCCAGGCGGTGTTCGCCCGCTATCTCACGCCTTTTACGGAGCGCTTCCACACCGCCCTCGATGAGCTTGAGGCGCGCCATGCGGGCGGTGTCATCCCGCTGGAGGAGCTCCTGGAGACGATGGCGCGCTGCGTGCTGGAGGTGCCGGCGGAGCGCAATAGCCTGAAGGTGTTCATGCGCCTGCTGGGGCTCGCCTACAGTCAGGCCCAGGGGCATCTGAGACGCTATATTCAGGAGGAGTACGGCAGCGCCTTTACCCGCTTCACCGAGCTGGTGCGCCTGGCCACCCCGGAGCTGCCTGACGCCGAGCGCTTCTGGCGGCTGCACTTCATGCTCGGCACGGTGATCTTCACGCTCTCGGGCCTCGATGCGCTGCGTGACATCGCCGAGCAGGACTACGGCGAGCACGTCGGCGTGCGCGATCTGGTGCGTCGACTGCGCCCGGTTGTGGTGGCGGCGATGAACGCGCCGCTGCCCGAGCCGCTCCCCACGCAGCGGGAGGCGGGCTGA
- a CDS encoding L,D-transpeptidase, whose product MRTPLLAELPPEEGLWLEIDTATQRLSVWDGLEVKWSCDVSTGANGTGEEEGSGATPLGWHTIRAAIGAGEPAGAIFRGRRPTGEVYTEALAAEHPGRDWILTRILWLGGLEPGRNRGGNVDSQRRYIYLHGTPPSEPMGVARSHGCIRVRDDDLLALFEIAVPGTPVWVHD is encoded by the coding sequence ATGCGGACGCCGTTGCTGGCCGAGCTGCCGCCGGAGGAGGGACTCTGGCTCGAGATCGATACCGCCACGCAGCGGCTGAGCGTGTGGGACGGGCTAGAGGTGAAGTGGAGCTGTGATGTCTCCACCGGCGCCAACGGCACCGGCGAAGAGGAGGGCAGCGGGGCGACGCCGCTCGGTTGGCATACCATTCGCGCCGCGATCGGCGCGGGCGAGCCGGCGGGCGCCATCTTTCGCGGGCGTCGGCCCACCGGCGAGGTCTACACCGAGGCCCTGGCCGCCGAACACCCCGGCCGCGACTGGATCCTCACGCGCATTCTCTGGCTCGGCGGGCTGGAGCCCGGGCGCAACCGCGGCGGCAACGTCGACTCCCAGCGCCGCTATATCTACCTGCACGGCACGCCGCCGAGCGAGCCCATGGGCGTCGCCCGTTCCCATGGCTGCATTCGAGTCCGCGATGATGACCTACTGGCGCTCTTCGAGATCGCCGTGCCGGGCACCCCGGTGTGGGTGCACGATTAA
- a CDS encoding type II secretion system F family protein: protein MAMKPTRKQEKVKLYRWRWTGKGPNGRKIAGEIVATRRNEVESLLANQNIVVKSIRRKSGFGSGMGKIKPRDIMLFARQMATMIRAGVPVLQAFQVVAESLKKPAMSALVQELMNEVAAGASFSEALKRHPQHFDRLFANMVEAGEQSGSLDNMLERVATYKEKIESLKSRVKKALWYPAAVISVGFGVTALLLVKVVPQFESLFQGFGAELPAPTRMTLALSEFAQQYWWWGLLGIVAAIFLLRHAMRRSETFRYRMHKLSLRIPVIGDILDKSSVARYSRTLATTFGAGVPLVEALDTAEGAAGNMVYEHAIAQVREDVATGQQLNFAMRMTEQFPPLAVQMVGIGEEAGSLDAMLNRVADYYEEEVDNKVDTLTSLLEPFIIVILGVLVGGLVVSMYLPIFELGSVIG from the coding sequence ATGGCAATGAAACCCACGCGCAAGCAGGAGAAGGTCAAGCTCTACCGCTGGCGGTGGACGGGCAAGGGCCCCAACGGGCGCAAGATCGCCGGCGAAATCGTCGCCACCCGGCGGAACGAGGTGGAGAGCCTACTGGCCAATCAGAATATTGTCGTCAAGAGCATCCGCCGCAAGAGCGGTTTCGGCAGCGGCATGGGCAAGATCAAGCCCCGTGACATCATGCTCTTCGCCCGTCAGATGGCCACCATGATCCGCGCCGGCGTCCCGGTGCTGCAGGCCTTCCAGGTGGTGGCGGAAAGTCTCAAGAAGCCCGCCATGAGCGCACTCGTCCAGGAACTGATGAACGAGGTGGCGGCCGGGGCCAGCTTCTCCGAGGCGCTCAAGCGCCACCCTCAGCACTTCGATCGGCTGTTCGCCAACATGGTGGAGGCCGGCGAGCAGTCCGGGTCGCTGGACAACATGCTCGAGCGTGTCGCCACCTACAAGGAGAAGATCGAATCGCTCAAGAGCCGGGTCAAGAAGGCGCTCTGGTACCCGGCGGCGGTGATCTCGGTGGGGTTCGGCGTGACCGCGCTGCTGCTTGTCAAGGTGGTGCCGCAGTTCGAGAGCCTGTTCCAGGGCTTCGGCGCCGAGCTGCCGGCCCCGACCCGCATGACCCTCGCGCTCTCGGAGTTCGCCCAGCAATACTGGTGGTGGGGGCTGCTCGGCATCGTGGCCGCGATATTCCTGCTGCGTCATGCCATGCGGCGCTCCGAGACGTTTCGCTATCGCATGCACAAGCTGTCGCTACGCATTCCGGTAATCGGCGACATCCTCGACAAGTCCTCGGTGGCGCGCTATTCGCGCACCCTGGCCACTACCTTCGGCGCCGGCGTGCCACTGGTGGAGGCACTTGATACCGCCGAGGGCGCGGCGGGCAACATGGTCTACGAGCACGCCATCGCCCAGGTCCGCGAGGACGTGGCCACCGGCCAGCAGCTGAATTTCGCCATGCGCATGACCGAGCAGTTCCCGCCACTGGCGGTGCAGATGGTGGGGATCGGTGAGGAAGCCGGCTCGCTGGACGCCATGCTCAACCGGGTGGCGGACTACTACGAGGAGGAAGTCGACAACAAGGTCGACACCCTGACCTCGCTGCTCGAGCCCTTCATCATCGTCATCCTCGGCGTGCTGGTCGGCGGCCTGGTGGTCTCGATGTACCTGCCGATCTTCGAGCTGGGCAGTGTGATCGGCTAA
- the pilB gene encoding type IV-A pilus assembly ATPase PilB, translated as MNDYRPPSPEQPPHVPTPEPSALQGATLRGGLRGLARRVVADGLLNEAAVVRAEAEAREADRSLLAHLIEVGMVPARQATLSAAWEYGLPIIDLDALRLESLPPARDYPDKILRRLGVLPLVHHGHRLTVAVPYPSTLALLDELQFATGLTLEGVLAPVDQLGPVLEGYLASSETSMFDELAGVDDAVGELAYDEGVVDATDEQAAVAAAGDDAPIVKFVNKILLDAIQRGASDIHFEPYETSYRVRFRIDGILHDVAHPPFAMRSRISARLKVMSRLDISERRLPQDGAIKLKLSTTRSIDFRVNSLPTVFGEKVVLRILDPSSAQLGIEQLGFTPPQRALYERVLGEPQGMILVTGPTGSGKTVSLYTGINILNQVERNICTAEDPVEIKVPGVNQVNVLPKIGLTFASALRAFLRQDPDVVMVGEIRDLETAEIAVKASQTGHLVLSTVHTNSAAETLTRLANMGVAPFNIASSVSLIIAQRLARRLCQRCKQPAEIPRESLLAQGFTEDEVASATIFEPVGCQHCTQGFKGRVGIYEVVPISDAMSHLIMTQGNSRDFDAQARQEGHPDLRRSGILKVMQGLTSLAEVNRVTKD; from the coding sequence ATGAACGACTACCGTCCCCCGTCCCCCGAGCAGCCCCCCCACGTGCCGACGCCCGAGCCGTCGGCGCTGCAGGGGGCCACCCTGCGCGGCGGGCTGCGCGGCCTGGCGCGCCGAGTGGTCGCTGACGGCCTGCTGAATGAGGCAGCGGTGGTGCGCGCAGAAGCCGAGGCTCGCGAGGCGGACCGCTCTCTGCTCGCTCACCTGATCGAGGTGGGCATGGTGCCCGCCCGCCAGGCCACGCTAAGCGCGGCCTGGGAGTATGGACTGCCGATCATCGACCTCGATGCCCTGCGCCTGGAGAGCCTGCCACCGGCCAGGGACTACCCGGACAAGATCCTGCGCCGGCTTGGGGTGCTGCCGCTGGTGCACCACGGCCACCGGCTCACGGTGGCGGTGCCCTACCCCTCCACCCTGGCGCTGCTCGACGAGCTGCAGTTCGCCACCGGCCTGACCCTGGAGGGCGTGTTGGCACCGGTGGACCAGCTCGGCCCGGTGCTCGAAGGTTATCTCGCCAGCAGCGAGACCAGCATGTTCGATGAACTCGCCGGCGTGGACGACGCCGTGGGGGAGCTCGCCTACGACGAAGGGGTCGTCGATGCCACGGACGAGCAGGCCGCGGTGGCCGCCGCGGGTGACGACGCACCCATCGTCAAGTTCGTCAACAAGATCCTGCTGGACGCGATCCAGCGGGGCGCCTCGGATATCCACTTCGAGCCGTACGAGACTAGCTATCGGGTGCGCTTTCGCATCGACGGCATCCTCCACGACGTGGCACACCCGCCCTTTGCCATGCGCTCGCGCATCTCGGCGCGCTTGAAGGTGATGTCGCGCCTGGATATCTCCGAACGCCGCCTGCCCCAGGACGGTGCCATCAAGCTCAAGCTCTCGACGACGCGCTCCATCGATTTTCGCGTCAACTCCCTGCCCACCGTCTTCGGCGAGAAGGTGGTGCTGCGGATTCTCGACCCGAGCTCGGCGCAGCTCGGCATCGAGCAGCTTGGCTTCACCCCGCCACAGCGAGCCCTCTATGAGCGCGTGCTCGGCGAGCCCCAGGGGATGATCCTGGTCACCGGCCCCACCGGCAGCGGCAAGACGGTCTCGCTCTATACCGGTATCAACATTCTCAACCAGGTGGAGCGCAACATCTGCACCGCCGAGGATCCCGTCGAGATCAAGGTGCCGGGCGTCAACCAGGTCAACGTCCTGCCCAAGATCGGCCTGACCTTCGCCAGCGCCCTGCGCGCCTTCCTGCGCCAGGACCCGGACGTGGTGATGGTCGGCGAGATCCGTGACCTGGAGACCGCCGAGATCGCGGTCAAGGCCTCCCAGACCGGCCACCTGGTGCTCTCCACAGTGCACACCAACTCGGCGGCGGAGACACTGACCCGCCTGGCCAACATGGGCGTGGCACCCTTCAATATCGCGAGTTCCGTGAGCCTGATCATCGCCCAGCGCCTGGCGCGCCGGCTCTGCCAGCGCTGCAAGCAGCCCGCCGAGATCCCCCGCGAATCGCTGCTCGCCCAGGGCTTCACCGAGGATGAGGTGGCGAGCGCCACCATCTTTGAACCGGTGGGCTGCCAGCACTGCACCCAGGGCTTCAAGGGTCGGGTGGGCATCTACGAGGTCGTACCGATCTCTGATGCCATGAGCCACCTGATCATGACTCAGGGCAATTCCCGTGACTTCGACGCCCAGGCCCGCCAGGAAGGCCATCCGGATCTCCGTCGCAGCGGCATCCTCAAGGTGATGCAGGGGCTGACCAGCCTGGCAGAGGTCAATCGAGTAACGAAGGACTAG
- a CDS encoding prepilin-type N-terminal cleavage/methylation domain-containing protein produces MNKAQGGFTLIELLIVVAIIGILAAIAIPQYQDYVDRSTDNACLAEARSFATAVAAERAIGASDPQTTDVFDDADTADQSPSCTSLTIAEASSAVSYDSGTGTSDAVGTVSVGLN; encoded by the coding sequence ATGAACAAGGCGCAGGGCGGTTTCACCCTGATCGAGCTGCTGATCGTAGTGGCGATTATCGGGATCTTGGCGGCGATTGCGATTCCGCAGTATCAGGATTATGTTGATAGATCAACTGATAATGCTTGTCTTGCGGAAGCTAGGTCCTTTGCTACTGCAGTTGCCGCTGAGAGAGCCATTGGTGCATCGGATCCACAAACTACAGACGTTTTCGATGATGCCGATACAGCAGATCAATCACCAAGTTGCACTTCATTGACCATTGCGGAAGCAAGTAGTGCCGTTTCTTATGATTCTGGTACTGGTACTAGCGATGCTGTAGGTACTGTCAGTGTCGGTCTAAACTGA